The following nucleotide sequence is from Dialister pneumosintes.
TTCCTGACGTATAGGTGACAATTATGAAGGAAAAGCCGAGTAAAGAATCAGAAAGAGAACTTTCAGCTGCTCGTCGAATTGCTACTGCATCAGCCGCAGGTCTTACATTGCTTACTTGTATCGGGATAGGTGTTTACACAGGTGTTATCATTGATAGGTATTTTGGTTGCGCACCTTTCGGATTGACGAGTATGTCAATTCTTGGTGGAGCAGCAGGACTTTGGTCAGTAATTAGAAAAATGTTGGAGAGATAAGGTTCATGAAATATGATCAGACATTTGCCAGGTTTGCCAGACGTATGATCAAGTATACTACCGTTGCTATTATTGGTTTTGCATTCATTTCTGAATTTATTTGGGATTGGCATGTAGCAGTCGGTATTGTACTAGGCGGATTATTTCAGATTCTTTTTCTCTCTTTTCTTTTGGTTAAAGAAAGTCAATGGGAAAGACAAGGGAAAGCTCCTGTTTTTATTAGTCAAAGACTTTCTTTGTTTGCTATGAGTCGACTCGTGTTACAGATTCTAACTTGTGTCGGTATCATATTTACACCCGTTAATATTTTCGGGTATTTAGTAGGCTTACTTACTTTAACACTTATGACCCTTGTGGACAGAGTGATTAAATTAATTAAGGAATAAATTATTGTATTGCCAGAGTAAGGGAGAGGGGGTGAGACTATGCATCTTCACACAGGTACACACGTTGTTTCTCAATTGTTTGGAATGCCCATAAACTTGGATACGATTTATACTACATGGCTTAGTGCTATCATTGTTTTTCTAATCGTATTTGCAGCAACCAGAAGCCGTGCATTGATTCCATCAGGTATTCAAAATGCGGTGGAGTTGTTGTTTGAATGGCTTTTCAGTCAGTTTGAGTCGAATGTTGGAAGTAGCTACCGTAAGGTGTCTACCGTATTATTGACATTGTTTATGTTTATTCTTACGGCAAACCAAATTGGTTTACTACCGACAGAACATTTAACTGCCTCTCCAACAAATGACGTTAATACAACATTGGGGCTCGCTCTTGCAGCGTCTTTATGCGTGCATTTTTATCGTATAAAAAATAAAGGTGTTAAAACATGGTTTGCACACTTTTTCCACCCCATAGCACCATTCGTTGTTCTTAATCTTATCGAAGAAGTCAGCAAGCCAATTACTTTGGCAATGCGTTTGTTTGGTAATATTTTGGCCGGAGAAATTTTACTGGAAATCCTTTACAATCTGGCACCGTGGTTGGTACCTATTATCTGGATTGCATTCAGTTTATTTGTTGGTGTTATCCAGGCTTATATCTTTACAACACTTGTTTCCGTTTATTTAAAGGAAAGTGTATAAAGATAGTCGGGGCTGGCCGAATAACCAGTGTATTTATTTCCGTATAACGGAATTTGGGCACCGTCCCTTCAAACGGAATCTTACCGGTATAACCGGAAAATATTATTAAATTCTCAGGAGGAATTTTAATCATGGATCAGACAATTGTTATTCAATATTCTCTTATTGCAGCTACCATTATTTCTGCTATTGCTTCTATCAGCGCAGCTTTCAATGACTCCAAAGTAGCTAAGGCTGCTATTGATGGCACTACCCGTCAACCTGAAATGGCTGGACAGCTTTTTACAAATATGCTCGTTGGTATCGGTATGGTTGAATCTATTCCGATTATTGCTATCGTTATTGCTATCGTATTGGTGTTTGCTAACCCATTCCTCGGCTAATTTTAATTTCGAGATTTTTAGTCTAAGGAGGGGAGCTAGTTGGTAGACATTAATGGCACACTGCTGATTCAGATCCTCAACTTTATTGTCCTTTGTGCGATTCTTGGACATTTTTGTTACAAGCCGGTTATCAAGGTACTTGATGATCGTAAGAATCGAATTAAGAATGATCTTGACTCTGCCGCAAAGTCTCGTGATGATGCAAGCAGACTGAAAGCATCTTATGAATCACAACTTAAGGACGCACAGATTAAAGCTGATGAAATTGTGCGTAAAGCAGTAAAGGAAGCTGAAGTTCAGGCTCAAGCCCAGATTCAGGCTGCACATGACGCTATTGAAAAGGAAAAAGAAAATGCAACTAAGCATATCGAGAGAGAACGCAAGGAAGCTCTGGATGATCTTAAAGCTCAGTTTGCTGCTATTTCCTGCGATATTGCAGCGAAGATTATCGGCGAAAATATGACACCGGCTATGAATGACCGGTTCATCGATGAGAGCATTGCTATGCTTGATGCTCAAAAAGTAGGTAAATAAACATGGATAAGACCGTAATCCTTGCAAAAAAGTATGGACGAGCTATCTATGAAATTGCTGTAGAACAGCACTCTCTCGAACAGACAGAAGCGGATCTTCGTCTTATTGCAGATGCAATTGGTGAAAATGAAAGTTTAAAGAGACTTTTATTACATCCACTTCTTTCTAAAGAAATAAAGAAAGACACAATTAAAAATATATTCGCAGATAAGGTACAGCCGATTGTGCTACAGTTCTGCTACGTTGTGATCGACAAGGATAGAGCTAGTATCCTTGAGTCTATGATTGAAATTTATACACTGCTTGCTCGTGAAGGGCTCGGTGTAGAGGAAGCATTGGTAACGAGTGCAAGTCCTCTTTCTGAACAACAGGCAGCTGCTCTTCAAGCTAAGTTGTCTGAAATTGTAGGAAAGAAAATTATCATGAGACAAGAAGTAGATTCAGCGCTGCTTGGTGGCTTTACCGTTAAGGTCGGAGACCGTCTTATTGATGGATCTGTAGCCCGTCAGCTTAGCACGCTGAAAGCGAAAATGATGCAAAGAGGTTGAGGTGACTTATAGGATATGAAAATCAGTTCAGATGAAATTACATCTGTCATTAAAAAACAGATTGAAAACTACAAAGTAGACCTCAATGTCGATGAAGTAGGTACAGTACTCGAAGTCGGCGATGGCATTGCTCACTTGTATGGCCTTGAAAATTGTATGGCCGGTGAATTGCTTGAATTGCCGAATGGGGTATATGGTATGGCTCTTAACCTTGAAGAAAGCAATGTAGGTGCAGTTCTTCTTGGTGATGCTGAAACAATTAAGGAAGGCGATACAGTTAAGAGAACCGGACGTCTTATGCAGGTTCCGGTTGGTGACGCAGTATTAGGTCGCGTTGTTAACTCACTGGGTCAGCCAATTGACGGCAAGGGCGAAATCAAGACTGATACTTATCGCGACATTGAAATTAAGGCACCGGGCATTGCTGACAGACAGCCAGTTAATGTTCCGTTGCAGACAGGTCTTAAAGCAATTGATGCAATGGTTCCGATTGGACGTGGTCAGCGTGAATTAATCATTGGTGACCGTGGTACCGGTAAGACTGCTATTGCAATTGATACTATTTTGAACCAGAAGGGACTTGGCGTTATTTGTATTTATGTCTCAGTCGGACAGAAGAACTCTAACGTTGTTCGTGTTCATGAAAGACTTAAAGCAGCCGGCGCAATGGATTATTCCATTATCGTTCACGCAGGTGCTTCTGAAGGTTCTCCAATGCAGTATCTTGCACCGTACTCCGGTGTATCTATTGCAGAATATTTTATGCATCAAGGTAAAGATGTTCTCATTATTTATGATGACCTCTCCAAGCATGCGGTAGCTTACCGTGCTATGTCCTTGTTGCTCCGTCGTCCACCGGGACGTGAAGCGTACCCCGGCGACGTATTCTATTTACATTCTCGTCTTTTGGAACGTGCGGCTCGTCTTTCTGACGAATTGGGCGGAGGCTCTATTACCGCATTGCCAATCATTGAAACTTTGGCTGGTGACGTAGGTGCGTACATTCCAACAAACGTAATTTCTATTACAGACGGTCAGATTTACTTGGAAACGAACTTGTTCTATTCCGGTATTCGTCCGGCTATCAACGTTGGTTTGTCCGTATCCCGTGTAGGTGGTTCTGCACAGATTAAGGCAATGAAGCAGGTAGCAGGTACTCTGCGTTTGGAATTGGCTCAGTATCGTGAATTGGCAGCGTTTGCGCAGTTCGGTTCCGATCTTGATCCGGCAACTAAAGCACAGATTGACCGTGGGCAGAGAACAACCGAGGTTCTTAAGCAGCCACAGTATAGTCCATTACCTGTAGAAGAACAGGTACAGGCTATTTTTGCGGCAGTTAAGGGCTATTTGGATGATATTGCTGTAGAAGATGTTGTTGATTTTGAAGATCAGCTTGTTGTTTTCTTACGTACATCTCATCCGGAGATTGGAGCAGCTATTCTTGATAAGAAGAAGCTCACCGATGATATCGACGCACAGCTGCGCGCCGCTATCGAAGAATTTAAGACTCGCTACAAAGCGGCTAAATCGGAAGCAAAGTCTGAAACGGCAGAGAGGTGATCTGATTGGAGAGTACGCGTGATATAAAAGGGCGCATTAAATCTGTCACCAACATCCAGCAGATTACGAAGGCAATGAAGATGGTGGCTGCTGCCCGTCTGCGTAAAGCAGAAGAAAAGGCAGCCGGCGCACGTCCCTATGCCGACAAAGTAGGAGAGCTCTTGCGCCGAGCATCCGCTAACGTTACCGGTTTTACCAGTCCACTTTTGCGTACTGGGGAAGTTAAAAAGGTCGGTTATCTGGTTATTTCAGCCGATAAGGGACTTGCCGGAGCATATAACTCTAACGTGATGAAGAAGATTGTGGCAGAGATCTCAGAAAAGGATAGTAGTACTTACAAACTTTATTTATGTGGTAAACAGGCCCATAACTACTTAAAGTTCCGTGGTATTACAGAAGATTCCTATCATTTCGGATTTTCCGATAAACCTCAAGCTTCGGATGCAATCGAACTTGCCAAAGAAATGATTGACGAGTTTGTAAATGAAGAAGTTGATGAGGTATACATTGTTTATACGAAGTTTTTTACAGCTCTTCGCCAGCAGGTTACTATGACCCGTTTGCTGCCAATTGTAGCAGATGAGCCGGCTAAGAGTTCCGAAGTAGCGGAAGACACATTTAATGTAGAGCCGGAAGAATTTATTTTCTTACCGGATGCTACTACCGTGTTGACTAAGTTACTTCCGGAATATGTACAGGTACAAATTTACAGCAGTATGTTGCAGTCTGCTGCATCCGAATTGGGCAGTAGAATGGCGGCAATGACAGCTGCAACCGACAATGCTAAGGAAAGAATTGATGATTTGAATTTGACGTATAATAAGGCGCGTCAGGCACAAATTACTAATGAAATTTCTGAAATTGTCGGCGGTGCAAACGCACTTGAATAAGTATCTGAGTAGTTAAGGAGGAATGCTTCTTCATGGCAAATGAACAGGAAGGGCAGGTAGGTAAGGTTGTCCAAGTCATTGGTGCGGTTGTAGATATCGCTTTTGACGATGATAATAATCTTCCTGCTATTTATAACGCAATTCACGTCAAAGATGACAATGGCAGCGTTCCTGTAGATGTCATCTGCGAAACCATGCAACATCTCGGTGACGGTGTAGTCCGTACAGTAGCTATGAGCTCTACCGACGGTATGGTACGTGGAATGAAGGCTGTTGATACCGGTCGTGCAATTGCAGTTCCGGTAGGCGATGGCTGCCTTGGACGTATTTTTAACGTTCTTGGTCAGACAGTGGACAATGATCCCGCTAAAGTAGAAGCGAAAGATTATTGGCCAATTCACCGTCCGGCACCGGCATTTAAAGACCAGTCTCCGGCGGCTGAAATTTTTGAAACCGGCATTAAGGTCGTTGACCTGATTGCTCCATACGCTAAGGGTGGTAAGGTAGGTTTGTTCGGTGGTGCAGGCGTTGGTAAGACAGTTCTTATTCAGGAACTCATTCACAACGTTGCTACAGAACACTCCGGCTGTTCCGTATTCTGCGGCGTAGGTGAACGTACCCGTGAAGGTAATGACCTTTGGGGAGAAATGCGTGAATCCGGAGTTCTTTCTAAGGCTGCACTTGTGTATGGTCAGATGAATGAACCGCCGGGAGCACGTATGCGTGTAGCATTGACCGGTTTGACAATGTCCGAATATTTCCGCGATAAGGAAAATCAGGACGTATTACTTTTCATTGATAATATTTTCCGTTTCGTTCAGGCAGGTTCTGAAGTGTCTGCGTTGCTTGGCCGTATGCCATCAGCGGTAGGTTACCAGCCAACATTAGCAACTGATATTGGTGAACTTCAGGAAAGAATTACCTCAACCAAGAACGGTTCTATCACTTCTGTACAGGCAGTATATGTACCTGCCGATGATTTGACAGACCCGGCTCCGGCAGGTGTATTCTCCCACTTGGACTCTACAACGGTTCTTAATCGTTCTATTGCTGAGCTCGGTATTTATCCGGCAGTAGATCCGTTAGACTCTACCAGCCGTATTCTTGATCCGAATATTCTCGGTACAGAACATTATGAAGTTGCCCGTGGCGTACAGGCTATTCTGCAACGCTATAAGGAATTGCAAGACATTATCGCCATTCTGGGTATGGAAGAACTTTCTGACGAAGACAAAGTTATTGTTGCTCGTGCAAGAAAGATTCAGAGATTCCTGTCTCAGCCGTTCTTCGTAGCTGAACAGTTTACTGGTTCTCCAGGACGTTATGTACCACTGAAAGAAACCATCCGTGGTTTCAAGGAAATTCTTGCAGGTCAACACGATGATCTCCCGGAAGGTGCATTTTACATGGTAGGAACCATTGATGAAGCAATCGAAAAGGCTGAAAAGATGAAGAAAGGGGAATAAGCTATGGCTGACACCCTGACATCACCTATGCATGTGGAAGTTATGAGTCCGGACGGTGCGGTATTTACCGCAGATAGCGTGGACATGGTTGTTGCACATGCAGCAGATGGTGAATTTGCAGTCATGAAAGGTCATTTACCGTTAGTGGCAGCACTTACTGTTGCTCCTGTTCGTATTAAGAGCGGAAGCAAAGAAACTACTATTGCAGTATTTAACGGATTCCTTGAAATCAATAAAGATATTGTTAATATTGTAGCTCCACAGGTAGAATTGGCTGAGGACATTGATGTAGCTCGTGCACAAGCAGCAAAAGAGCGTGCTGAAAAGCGTTTGGCTGCTCGTACAGCTGATTTAGATGTAGATCGAGCACAGTTAGCGTTAGCTAGAGCACTTCTTCGTCTGAAAGTGACACATTCACTATAAAAAAAGACTCCTTCGGGAGTCTTTTTTTTGAATATTTTCATACATTGGAGAGCTTATAAAAATTTGATACTATATAGGTGAATAGATAACTTTATATAGACAGCAAAGGTGGTGACTTTATGCGGATAGAACCATTTATTTTGGAAGAGTGGATGCAAAAATATGAAGGGGAAGAAGTTTATAATCTGGATAATAGTTGTGTATATGCTTTAAGTCTCATAGAATTTAAAAATTTAATTGGCATTGAAGAACAAGAAATTTTAAATATGTTTCGTAATATTCAACTAAGTTATGGTGGATATGCTACGGGTGGGAATCCGATACTTCTTGCAGAGATTGCTAAATTATATGAAGATATAAAAGCACATCAAATTATGACTACTTTTGGTGGAACTGCAGCGAATCATCATGCGTTTTTCTCTTTACTTGAACCAGGAGATGAAATTATTACTTTTATTCCGGGCTATCAGCAGTTATGGTCATTGCCTAAAGCTTATGGAGCGATTGTTAAATTTTTGCGATTAAAAAAAGAAAATGAATTTCATATAGATATAAAAGAATTAGAACGACTCATTACTCCCAAAACTAAAATGATTTGTTTTTCTACACCTTGCAATCCAACAGGTACTTTGTTTAGCAAGGATGAATTAGAAACAATTATAGCTCTTGCAGCCAAACAAGATATATATATATTGGCTGATGAAGTATACAGACATTTAGTTACTGACGGAGATATACAGCCTTCCATTTGTGATATCTATGAAAAAGGCATATCCGTAGGAAGTATGTCAAAAGTGTTTTCCTTAGCAGGTCTTAGATTAGGCTGGTTAGCTACCCGTGATGAATTGGCACGAAAAAGTTTTATGAATTGTGCATCTTATCACGTAGGTGGATGTAATATTATTTCAGAGTTAATTGCTATTTTGGCACTAAGAGCAAAAGAGCTATTAATTAATCGGAATTTGAGTATGCTGCGAGCCAATTTAGAAAGTCTTGACAGTTGGATGCAATATTACAGTGATATTTTTTCCTATGTAAAGCCACATGCAGGATCCATGGCATTGATTTATTATCCATTTGATATATCGACAGAAGTTTTTTGTAAAAATATTTTAAAAGAAACAGGTACTTTAGTTATGCCGGGAGATGCTTTTAAAGAACCTTCCAGTTTTAGAATTAGTTATGCATGCAATCATCAGCAATTAATGAGCGGATTATATGAAATTGGTTGTTATGCTAAACGTTTGCAGGAAGAACTAAAGACGTAATTGTTATAAGATAAGTAATTCATGCGAGGACATACTATGGATATCACTTTTACTGTATTAAAATATTTTAAGAAGACAGCAGAATTACAGCATATGACTAAGGCAGCAAAAGCTCTTCATGTAGCACAATCTTCTTTAAGCTATACGATGAAATCATTGGAAGAATCTTTGGGAGTACCTTTATTTGAAAGGCGAGGACGAAATATTATTTTAACTTCGTACGGAATGGAATTTTTAAAAGGAACTAATCGTATTCTTGCAGAAATAGAAAAGACAAAAAACAAGTTAGAGGCGATGAAAAAGAAGGAAGTGGAATCTATTCATATTGCTTTTCTTGCTTTGTGTGACTTAGCCCCTAGTTTGGTAAAAGGAATTAAACAAATGTATCCGCAGATACATTTATCCATTGATTTTTCTCCATCGATTGATAAGGAAAGTGTAAGAAAAATCGCAGACACTTCTGATTTAGCGTTAGTATCCGGTTCTAAACCTTTTAAGGCTGAGCATGCAATTACTTTATTTAAAGAAGAATTAATGCTTGCAGTTCCACAAACACACCCTTTATCAACTCATGCTGTAGTGCATTTATCTGATTTTGCAACAGAAAATTTTATTCAAATTCAGTCTGAGCCGGGATTACGATTAGTTATGGAACATTATTGTAGAGAAGCCGGATTTATGCCTAAAGTAACTATGTGTAGTGATAACGAGAATTTGATTTGTGAGTGCATACGCTCAGGGTTAGGAGTACTCTTGGTTCCCAATGTGACTTGGGGGAAAATTAGTGGAAAAGGTATTGTGTTTATTCCAATTGCATCACCACATTGCCATAGATATATAAGTTTGGTTTGGAATCAGGAAAGTATGCGGATTCCGGAAATACAGAAATTAAAATCTTATATACAAAGATATATAGTTGACTTTATAAAGAAGTCAACTTGGAGCTAGAACATAATTATAAAAGAAGTTGCAAGCGATGATAAGCTTGCAACTTCTTTTATAATCTATCAATTTTTTCGATTAATACCTTTAAAATACGTAATTATCCCATTGTATAGATAAATATTATTTATTGGTATTTTTAATTAAAAATATTAAAAAGAAAATCTATAACAAGGAAGAAGACAAGTATATATATTAGTGAGATTGAATCATCACTTATATACTGTAGATAGCAGAGCCGGCTTAAATAACTATCATTTCTTATTTTATTATTAGTTACTTACTTAATGGAGGGATCATGTATGAAACCATTTAAATTAGCTTATTCTGAGAAAGCTTGTTCTTTATTGAATCCCATATCAGAAAGAGAGATAGTTGATGTAAGATGTACGGATTTTGTAGATGTGGCAGCTGTTGTTGTTGCCGTAGAAGATGCACAAGTATTAAGAGATAAACCTTTTATAAAAGCATTAGAACTACCTGTGTTTGTAGTTACTTCTGAAGGAGAGTCAATTCCTGATGATATGATGAAATATGCATATGGTGTATTTGATTTAGACCCATTAAATAGAGATATGTATGATACACAAATTGAATGTGCCGCTACTCGATATGAAAAAAAGGTAGTACCTCCTTTTGCTAGAGCTTTAATGGAGTATGTAAAAGTGGGATATTCCTCCTTTGATACACCGGGGCATGAAGGTGGGCAGTATTTTTTAAAACATCCGGCAGGATATGCTTTATATAATTTCTTTGGTGAAAATTTGTTTAAGGCAGACATTAGTTGCGGTGTTCCGGAATTGGGAGACTTAATGATTCATGAAGGTGTTGCTGTAGATGCGGAAAAACATGCGGCACATGTATTTAATGCAGATAAGACCTATTTTATTATGAATGGTACTTCGTCTGCTAATAAGGTTGTATTAAATTCCGTATTAGCACCCGGGGATATTGTTCTTTATGATCGTAATAATCACAAGTCGGTTTCTCATGGAGCGCTTATTGAAGCAGGTGCTACGCCTGTATATTTAGAAACAGCTCGTAATCCGTTCGGGTCTATTGGTGGGATTATAAGTCATTGTTTTACGGAAGAACACATTCGCAAAATTATTGCAGAAAGGGATCCTGTTAAGGCACAAGAAAAGAGACCTGTTCGTTTAGCCGTTATTCAGCTCGGGACTTATGATGGATGTATCTACAGTGCACGTCAGGTTATTGATAAAATTGGACATCTCTGTGATTATATCTTATTTGACTCTGCATGGGTCGGTTATGAACAATTTATTCCAATGATGAAAGACTGTAGTCCTTTATTATTGGAATTAGGGCCGGAAGATCCCGGAATTTTTGTAACACAATCTGTACATAAGCAGTTGCTAGGATTCTCTATGACATCTCAAGTTCACAAAAAAGATAGTCATATTAAGGGGCAAGATAGATATGTGCCACATAAGAGAGTAAATAATTGTTATATGATGCACACCTCTACATCTCCTTTCTATCCGTTGTTTGCAGCATTAGATGTAAATGCCAGAGTACAGGAAGGGGAAGCGGGAAAACTTTTATGGGCAAATGCGATGAAGGTTGCTGTAGAAGCACGTAAATCTATCTTAAAGAATTGTCATTATTTAAGACCTCTTGTACCACCTATGGTTCATGGCAAGAAGTGGGAAGAGGGCGATACCGATAAGATGATTAACGATATGGCATATTGGACTTTTGAACCGGGTGCTAAGTGGCATGGTTTCGAGGGGTATAGTGAAGGGCAATATTTTGTTGATCCGTGTAAGATTCAATTTGTAACCGGTGGTATTGATATTGAAACCGGAGAATATGAGAATTTTGGTATACCCGCAAACGTATTAATGACTTATTTACGTGCTAACCAAATTATTCCGGAAAAGTGTGATTTGAATGATATTTTATTCTTAGTAACCCCTGCAGACACTAAAGCAAAGATGGATGATTTGATTGCAAAATTAATTCGTTTTGAACAATTAATTGATGAAGATCGTCCGATGTCAGAAGTATTACCTGCTGTTTACTATGCAAATGAACAGAAATATAGAGGGTATACCATGCGTAGACTTTGCCGAGAAATGCATGAGTTCTACAAGAATAGAAAAGTGAATGTACTACAAAGACGCATGTTCCTTCGCAACTATTTACCTGCATATGCAATGCTTCCACAAGATGCAAATTATGAATTTATTCGTGGGCATGGAGAATTAGTTCGTCTTAGCGAAATTACAGGACGTATCGCTTTAGAAGGGGCACTTCCTTATCCTCCGGGGGTTCTTTGTGTACAGCCTGGAGAAAGATGGTCAGAAACAGTTACACAATATTTCTTGGCATTAGAAGAAGGTATTAATCAGTTACCGGGATTTACACCTGAAATCCAAGGGGTATATTTCCAGGATGAAGCAGATGGTAGCCGTAGAGCTTATGGTTATGTGCTTAAAAAGGAATACGAGAAATAATAGTAGTAGCTAAAAGATCATTGTAACTTATAGAGGCCGAATGACATGAGTTCGGCCTGCTATAAGATTAAGGGGGAATTGCTATGAATGAGAATCATAAAATGAATGTGTGGCAACTTACCATTCTAACTGCTGTTAATATGATGGGATCCGGTATTATTATGCTTCCTTCTAATTTAGCGGAGTTTGGCGGGATTTCCATTGTATCCTGGTTAGTTACCGCTGTGGGTTCTATGTGTTTAGCTTATGCTTTTTCTAAGTGTGGAATGTTTAGCAAAAAAAGTGGTGGCATGACGGGATATGCAGAATACTCTTTTGGGAAAGCCGGTAATTTTTTATGTAATTATGTGTACAGTGTGTCCATTTTAGTTTCTAATGTAGCAATTGCTATTTCAGCAGTAGGATATGGCTGTACCTTTTTTGGTATCGAGCTTACTCCTATTATGACTTGTGTGTATACTATTTTTGTGATTTGGTTAACGACAGTTTTTAATTTCTGGGGACCTGAAATTACCGGTAGAATTAGTGGAGTAACGGTTTGGGGAGTGTTGATTCCTATATTTACTATTTCTACAGTAGGATGGTTTTTCTTCTCCGGGGATATGTACGTCTCTAATTGGAATATACATGATTTACCTTTTAGTGAAGCTGCACTTAATTCCATTACTATGACATTATGGGCTTTCTTAGGACTCGAGTCGGCTTGCGTTAATGCAGATGCTGTAGAAAATCCTGAGAAGAGTGTTCCTTTTGCTGTTATGGGGGGAACCTTAGGTTGTGCAGTAGTGTATATTCTTTCTACTAATGTTATGTTTGGGATACTTCCTGCAGCAGAAATATCTGCTAGTTCGGCTCCTTTCGGGCTTGCATTTGCAACTATGTTTGGACCGATAATTGGAAAAACAGTTATGGGGCTTATGTGTGTGTCTTGTTTGGGGTCTTTGTTTGGTTGGCAATTTACTGGTGCGAATATGTACAAGGGGGCAGCTGAATTTGGTTTTTATCCAAAGATTTTTGCGAAAGTAACGTCTAAAGGCGCTCCTGTCATAGGAATGATTATTGCAGGCAGTATTCAAACAGGGCTCGCTTTAATGACTATCAGTCCTTCTCTTAATAAGCAGTTTGAAGCACTCGTTAACTTAGCTGTTATTTTAAATGTAATTCCATATTTCTTATGTATGGCTGCTATGGTGGTTATTATGAAAGCAGCCGGACATGGAAGTCCTGGAGAACTAAGATTACCTAGAATCGCTGCATTTATAGGTTCTGTATATACATTGTATGCATGTTGGTCGGCCGGTATGGATGCGATGACATATGGTTCCTTGTTGGCTTTCTTCGGATGGACATTATATGGATTTGTTTCCGATCGCTTTGATCTACAGAATTATATAAATGAATAAGTAGAGAAAAAGGACCTTCTATACAATATAGTTTAAAGTCAAAAGACTAGGAGTGCATTCTTGGTCTTTTGACTTGTTTTAGTAGAGAAGAATCTTGCCTTTCCTAGTCTTTTTTGATATGCTCTCTATACAGTTCATAAGTGTTTTATTGTTTTTATTTATTTTTTAATA
It contains:
- the atpE gene encoding ATP synthase F0 subunit C, which translates into the protein MDQTIVIQYSLIAATIISAIASISAAFNDSKVAKAAIDGTTRQPEMAGQLFTNMLVGIGMVESIPIIAIVIAIVLVFANPFLG
- a CDS encoding AtpZ/AtpI family protein, encoding MKEKPSKESERELSAARRIATASAAGLTLLTCIGIGVYTGVIIDRYFGCAPFGLTSMSILGGAAGLWSVIRKMLER
- the atpG gene encoding ATP synthase F1 subunit gamma, which gives rise to MESTRDIKGRIKSVTNIQQITKAMKMVAAARLRKAEEKAAGARPYADKVGELLRRASANVTGFTSPLLRTGEVKKVGYLVISADKGLAGAYNSNVMKKIVAEISEKDSSTYKLYLCGKQAHNYLKFRGITEDSYHFGFSDKPQASDAIELAKEMIDEFVNEEVDEVYIVYTKFFTALRQQVTMTRLLPIVADEPAKSSEVAEDTFNVEPEEFIFLPDATTVLTKLLPEYVQVQIYSSMLQSAASELGSRMAAMTAATDNAKERIDDLNLTYNKARQAQITNEISEIVGGANALE
- the atpF gene encoding F0F1 ATP synthase subunit B — protein: MVDINGTLLIQILNFIVLCAILGHFCYKPVIKVLDDRKNRIKNDLDSAAKSRDDASRLKASYESQLKDAQIKADEIVRKAVKEAEVQAQAQIQAAHDAIEKEKENATKHIERERKEALDDLKAQFAAISCDIAAKIIGENMTPAMNDRFIDESIAMLDAQKVGK
- the atpB gene encoding F0F1 ATP synthase subunit A encodes the protein MHLHTGTHVVSQLFGMPINLDTIYTTWLSAIIVFLIVFAATRSRALIPSGIQNAVELLFEWLFSQFESNVGSSYRKVSTVLLTLFMFILTANQIGLLPTEHLTASPTNDVNTTLGLALAASLCVHFYRIKNKGVKTWFAHFFHPIAPFVVLNLIEEVSKPITLAMRLFGNILAGEILLEILYNLAPWLVPIIWIAFSLFVGVIQAYIFTTLVSVYLKESV
- a CDS encoding F0F1 ATP synthase subunit epsilon, whose protein sequence is MADTLTSPMHVEVMSPDGAVFTADSVDMVVAHAADGEFAVMKGHLPLVAALTVAPVRIKSGSKETTIAVFNGFLEINKDIVNIVAPQVELAEDIDVARAQAAKERAEKRLAARTADLDVDRAQLALARALLRLKVTHSL
- the atpD gene encoding F0F1 ATP synthase subunit beta; this encodes MANEQEGQVGKVVQVIGAVVDIAFDDDNNLPAIYNAIHVKDDNGSVPVDVICETMQHLGDGVVRTVAMSSTDGMVRGMKAVDTGRAIAVPVGDGCLGRIFNVLGQTVDNDPAKVEAKDYWPIHRPAPAFKDQSPAAEIFETGIKVVDLIAPYAKGGKVGLFGGAGVGKTVLIQELIHNVATEHSGCSVFCGVGERTREGNDLWGEMRESGVLSKAALVYGQMNEPPGARMRVALTGLTMSEYFRDKENQDVLLFIDNIFRFVQAGSEVSALLGRMPSAVGYQPTLATDIGELQERITSTKNGSITSVQAVYVPADDLTDPAPAGVFSHLDSTTVLNRSIAELGIYPAVDPLDSTSRILDPNILGTEHYEVARGVQAILQRYKELQDIIAILGMEELSDEDKVIVARARKIQRFLSQPFFVAEQFTGSPGRYVPLKETIRGFKEILAGQHDDLPEGAFYMVGTIDEAIEKAEKMKKGE
- the atpA gene encoding F0F1 ATP synthase subunit alpha gives rise to the protein MKISSDEITSVIKKQIENYKVDLNVDEVGTVLEVGDGIAHLYGLENCMAGELLELPNGVYGMALNLEESNVGAVLLGDAETIKEGDTVKRTGRLMQVPVGDAVLGRVVNSLGQPIDGKGEIKTDTYRDIEIKAPGIADRQPVNVPLQTGLKAIDAMVPIGRGQRELIIGDRGTGKTAIAIDTILNQKGLGVICIYVSVGQKNSNVVRVHERLKAAGAMDYSIIVHAGASEGSPMQYLAPYSGVSIAEYFMHQGKDVLIIYDDLSKHAVAYRAMSLLLRRPPGREAYPGDVFYLHSRLLERAARLSDELGGGSITALPIIETLAGDVGAYIPTNVISITDGQIYLETNLFYSGIRPAINVGLSVSRVGGSAQIKAMKQVAGTLRLELAQYRELAAFAQFGSDLDPATKAQIDRGQRTTEVLKQPQYSPLPVEEQVQAIFAAVKGYLDDIAVEDVVDFEDQLVVFLRTSHPEIGAAILDKKKLTDDIDAQLRAAIEEFKTRYKAAKSEAKSETAER
- a CDS encoding F0F1 ATP synthase subunit delta — translated: MDKTVILAKKYGRAIYEIAVEQHSLEQTEADLRLIADAIGENESLKRLLLHPLLSKEIKKDTIKNIFADKVQPIVLQFCYVVIDKDRASILESMIEIYTLLAREGLGVEEALVTSASPLSEQQAAALQAKLSEIVGKKIIMRQEVDSALLGGFTVKVGDRLIDGSVARQLSTLKAKMMQRG